A genomic stretch from Eubacterium sulci ATCC 35585 includes:
- a CDS encoding stage 0 sporulation protein, with the protein MINVAGVKFRNNGKVYYFDPLDLEGLEVGCGVIVETARGLEFGYIAMQPNAIKDSSLVKPLKPIIRIATEEDIKRRDENESKKSEAMRICQEKIDKRGLEMKLIDVEYTFDNNKIVFYFTADGRIDFRELVKDLASVFRMRIELRQVGVRDEAKIIGGCGPCGKGLCCASWLTDFQPVSIKMAKTQNLSLNPGKISGICGRLMCCLKYENDVYIELRKGMPESGEIVKTSDGRAKVVDSNIFRETVRVRLFTGEKEEDGSDKLSEDIYTYRKEEIKRQFDKNKSGKDKRSKGGHNNDREILNEVDEEYKAELEELMKNN; encoded by the coding sequence ATGATAAATGTAGCCGGCGTTAAATTTCGCAACAATGGTAAGGTATACTATTTTGATCCGCTAGATTTAGAAGGACTCGAGGTCGGATGCGGTGTAATCGTAGAGACTGCTAGAGGACTCGAATTTGGATATATTGCAATGCAGCCTAATGCTATCAAGGATTCGAGCTTGGTTAAGCCGCTCAAGCCTATTATCAGGATAGCTACGGAAGAAGATATCAAGCGTAGGGATGAGAACGAGAGCAAGAAGTCTGAAGCGATGCGTATTTGTCAAGAGAAGATTGACAAGCGCGGACTTGAGATGAAGCTCATAGATGTGGAATATACTTTTGATAATAACAAGATTGTGTTTTACTTCACTGCGGATGGCAGAATAGATTTTAGAGAGCTTGTCAAGGACCTAGCTAGTGTTTTCAGGATGAGAATAGAGCTCAGGCAGGTGGGAGTTAGAGATGAAGCCAAGATTATTGGCGGATGCGGACCTTGTGGTAAAGGACTCTGCTGTGCTTCTTGGCTAACAGATTTTCAGCCTGTATCTATCAAGATGGCAAAGACTCAGAATCTCTCCCTAAATCCTGGAAAGATTTCGGGTATATGTGGAAGGCTAATGTGTTGCCTAAAGTATGAGAACGATGTGTATATCGAGCTTCGTAAGGGTATGCCTGAGAGCGGTGAGATAGTTAAGACAAGTGACGGAAGAGCAAAGGTTGTAGATTCTAATATATTTAGAGAGACCGTGAGAGTAAGGCTTTTTACTGGCGAGAAGGAAGAGGACGGAAGCGACAAGCTTTCAGAGGATATCTACACATATCGCAAGGAAGAGATAAAGAGGCAGTTTGACAAGAACAAATCCGGTAAGGATAAGAGGTCAAAGGGCGGACATAACAATGACCGAGAAATTCTAAACGAGGTCGATGAAGAATACAAGGCAGAGCTCGAGGAGCTTATGAAGAATAACTAG